In Schizosaccharomyces osmophilus chromosome 1, complete sequence, the genomic window CCGTGTATTTTTTGAGCAATGTACTTGCCTATGTTGGGTAAAAACTTGAAAGCATGACCACTGTCTCCATTAGCAATGAAAACATTCTCTGTTCCAGGCAACTTATCTACTAAGAATTCAGAATCGGAGGTATCGGAGATCCAGCATATTTTGCACTTTTCTAGAGGACGATCTGCCAATTCAGGAAGGTACATCCGTAGAAAGCGATAAATACTTTCTTTGGCGTAACCCGGAATTTCAGTGTATTGAGATGGAGTAGTTGGTAAGGAGGTAATAATAGATTCATCGTAACGAGTCCGCGTATTGTAGACATATTCGTAGCCGGCACTAGAGAACTTTAGaagtttggtttttggATCCGGAGGAAAAATGTAGGCCATGTCAGGGTCAAAAATGATTGGCATATTTCTGTAATGATTGTATTCTGCTTCCGTTAATTGCATATGAGCAACGGGTAGCCCTTTGGCTATAACCCGACGGTCTGTATGAATGTAGGCATTCATGTAAGCACCTATGGCCAGTAGGATGGTATCCGCTTGTATGATTGAACcatcttcaatttcaacaGCGACGGAAGCGGTGGAACCAGAGTTGgtatttggaaaaacaaatcgtTTAAAAGAGCCACACTTTCCATACCGAAATTCCACTCCAAACTTTTTAGCCTCTGATTCCATCCATACTAATGCGTCCGATGCACTGGCATAGCCAGCGTGTTCATTAAAGACTGCCGAGGTATCTTCGTTTAAAGGAGCGTTTGATAAGAAAGCAGGGAATTTTTGGCGGATCTCGTCCGGAGTGTTGAGATCAACCAATGCAGTTTCTCCTAACAATTTTCTTAAATTGGCTTGAGAAACAGCGTCAAACTGACATCTGTTGGGGTCTTTGGAATTGATACTTAACCGACCGCATTCATGGTATGTGGAAGATACTGGAGCCTTGGATCTCCAAGAGTCCATCGCCTCTATTGCCAGTTTCATGTACTTTATATCTGCATACTCTGGACGGATGATTTTGTTCAAGTCATTTGCAGCTGATAAGCTAGATGGCACGGTTTCTGCATCAATGGCAATGATCTTGTCAAAGGCATGTTGCTTTGCTAATTCGACAGCAGCAGAAAGGCCAAAAACGCCGCAGCCAACGATCAAACCAGTCTTCGACATGAGACTAaatcgtttgtttttgggaTTGGGAGCTAGACGGACATGAATGCTCGGATGAAACAAGTTGCTGACAGGCAATCAGATAAGTATCTCCAAATACGGCAGACAACTTTATTTCCCTCCATCTAGTACCGTACATGCATGTTGAAATGAGAATGGAGTAGATGTTTTACTAGCTAAGATCCACGACTTTAGCGAAAAGAACTACTTTTCTTCCCTGCGAAGACTATAGCTAAGTATGACTACAAACGtagccaaaaaaaaaaaaaagaaaaaaaaaaagaaaaagaaggaaacgaaattaaatgaaatgaaaaaaaaaaaaagagataaaTAACCAAATATCTCTATCTACTAATGTCTAGttacaaagaaaacctCCATAACTACCATAAGAAAGAAGTCTACCTTTCTGAcgatttttattgtttaaaTATACTTTCATATAACATAATTGCTACCAAATCaactctttttcaaataaaactacaatgtcttttctttttatcgtttttttgttttttttttgtttacatttcatttttcttattttgttttgttttattttgctTGTTTACATATTCGCTCCCGTTTTTATGACGacacctttttttttcgcaAATCGGTATCCTGAATTTCTAGTACGTCAAAATTGCGTGCCATAGCATCCGTCGGCTATTTGTTTATGACGTCTGAGGGTTTCAAATGGaaagtaacccaagtgtCCACGAAGtcatgaaaaaggaaaatgacCAAGACTTTATgagtaacccaagtgttCATCAATATAGAAGCTAAATAAGTgatgtttctttcattaGACATTTTCCTTCTAACTGCAAAAACTGATACGAATTGGGAACCTCTCCTGAAAACCCAGAGAACAATATTTCGCTTCTCCTTGACTTTAAATCCTGGATGAAGGAATGGATGACAGAGGTCGGCTTTGTAAACAATTTGAATGTGTCAAAGTGCTTTCAGTGCTTTCAACGTTGATACTAAccatttctttgaaaataaaacaaacgTAAGCCTATTCGGATCCATTTTTACCTACTGAATAGTTTGTAGCTACGTCTTTTAATCAGCTGTTCATTCTTAGCAAAATGGGTCGCAGAATTGCTTTCAGAGACAACTGCAGCTTCGTTTGTTATTCAAAAACTGTCAATTgaattatattttgtttctaatTATCTCAAGTTTCCCTCCggcatttccaaaaacacaAATGATAcacttcatttttcatataatgaaaaaaaaaagtttcatttACCGAACATAACGTCAGTCTAGATATAAACACATATggaagctttttctttttttttttctttcttctatttgATTACTACATTATATCATTGTTCgttgaaaaagttatatATCTCCTCGTAAACCACGTCTAGGACACTTCCATTGCCAAcaagttttatttattcttgaGTTCATAATTGTCTTCCTTGATTCCCTTTCGCTTTCTTTACGACGTGATTTCCATTCTGTTTCGTctcttatttatttatttcttcatctgtCCATTGCATTAACTTCCAGATATTTATTCCTTAACATCATGTCATCAACAGCTTCCTTGTTTCATCGCCCTGAATTGTTTGGCCTTAATCAACCCGTTGCTCCTAGCGTTGTGCATGGAAAATGGTTCACTTCGAATAGcaagaaattcttttccGTTGAGAATCCATCAGACACCCAAGAAGTCGGTAAAGTAACCGATATGACTGTGGATGAGACCAAAAAAGCTATAGAGGCCGCTTCGGACGCTTTCAAATCCTATAAAAACTTAACCCATGTACAGCGAAGCGAACTATTAAGTCGCTGGGCTACCCTGATAgaggaaaacaaagaagatttgGTAAAGATGCTCACTATGGAAAATGGTAAACCTCTTTCGCACTCTGATATGGAGGTTTCTGCTTCAATTGGCTATATCAAATGGTATGCAGGAGAAGCTGTTCGTGTTTTTGGTGATGTCGCACCTTCCAGCTTGCAAATGAACAACTTTATCTTGTCCGTAAAGCAACCCGTCGGCATTTCCGGTTTAATAACACCATGGAATTTCCCTAGTGCTATGGTTACTCGAAAGGGAGGTGCTGCATTGGCTGCTGGTTGTACTATCGTTATCATGCCTTCGGCTAGTACTCCTTATTCTTGCCTTGGCCTTGTCAAACTTGCACAGGAAGCTGGTTTCCCTGAAGGTGTTATCAATGTTGTCACTACTTCCAATGTTAGTGAACATGGCAAAGAGCTAACTACCAATCCTTTGATCCGTAAAATCTCTTTCACAGGAAGTACAAATGTCGGAAAAATCCTTATGAGCCAAAGTGCTAGTACggtgaaaaagatttcaatGGAACTGGGTGGAAACGCCcctttcattgtttttccCGACTTCCCTGTTGATCAAGCCGTGCAATCACTCTGCAATATCAAATTCTTCAGTGCTGGTGAAGTTTGCGTCTGCCCTAACCGTGTCTACGTTCACAAGGACATATATGAAGAATTCAGTAAACAGCTTCTAGAGAAAGTCAAAAGCATAAAGGTCGGTGACGGACTTGATCCTTCTACCGGTTTAGGTCCTTTGATTTCCAAGCAAGGATGTGATAAAATGGCAAGCCATATTGAGGATTCTGTCTCAAAGGGTGCCAAGTTATTAGCAGGCGGCAAGCCTATTACCGACAAAGGTGGATACTTTTTTGAACCCACTGTTCTTACAAACTTGAACCAAGATATGATCGTCGCCTGCGAAGAAACCTTTGGTCCATTGATTTCCCTGTTCCAATTCGACAATGTTGATCAAGTTTTAGAGTGGGCTAATGACACCGAAGTTGGCTTGGCTGCTTatgttttttcaaaggaCGTCACTACCTTAGTCCATGTGGCTAAAGAGCTCGAAGTTGGTCTCGTTGGTGCAAACATTGAATTGGTAGACGAGCCTTTCATGTCTTTTGGTGGTATCAAACAGAGCGGTTTCGGAAAAGAAGCCGGTCGTCATGGTGTTGAAGAGTTCATGAtcatcaaagaaataaaccTTAAGACTCAATGATAGATTTAAGTAATTCTAGCTTATGAACAATTGGAAATTTAATGATTTTATGAGATTTGTGCCTATTGCTGTAGCCTGTCTAAAAAACATGTATTCCACCAAAGGTTTGCCATCATATACTGACGAAGtagatttttctttttcttatattaCCGAAAAGAATCAATTTCTTATATGTTTTAAGTCATCCTGCAAATGTCATAACCcatatacgatattactaatgTCGtgttattattattgtatAACAATAAGGATTCATGAATgtaatgaataaacaaagaaaatagttTTAGACGAAAACTTTGTTAcaaatcataaaaatgCGCAAATTACCTggcaaatcttcagattgggagatttgactgatctagctaaataaattgtCCTTACAACTTGcttagtgaatcagatccctggaagctattGCTATTCAATCCAAGTAGTACCAAAGCATCCAATTGAAagtcaaacatacaatttactgaatttttattacacatttttccattgaatacttattctcataacaagtgagattCAACCTGTGACAGCAAAAACAATggtatttttaattttattttacaaCTTCTGACATGCGTATAACTTCTATGGTAACAATGTAACTCAAAAGTCACCACCAAGATTCTACCAAAACAAACCGAGCGAAAGCAGTGAGCTTGCTTACATCGTTAATCATGAGCAATCTTGACGAGTGGGTACACAATGCAAACGAATGTATTACTATTGTTCAAAGTATGCTGCAGTTCATAGTTAAGTTGCTAACACGATCTTTcatagaaaatgaaaagggAGAAATTGACTGTAAATTTCATCCTACTTTTACCTATAATATTTTTGGGGACTCGGAAGTTCTGTACGGCTATAAAAATCTTAACATAGAGGTATGAGTTTGTCAATAAATGACAGGGCGACTTTTAAACTTTAAGAATGTTATGTATGCTAACGAATGGAAGATTCAATATGCATTACCTTCAATGAAACCAGAGTTGAAAGTTGTGTATTCCGATCGACTTGCTCCAGAATCCGGAGTAGAACCGACAAACGTTGATGAAACGTTGTCGAAATACTTGAGAGATGATCGGGTTCCAGAAAACTTGAAGCCGGTTAACGTTCATGATATCCCTGTCCTTGaaaattattcttttgatgaaCGAAACTTTTGTATACTGAAGGTAGGTATCGCCTCTTGGCATTTATACATTCATTCACTGACTTATATAGAGTAAACCTAGTGACATTGGTGCAATTATGCAGTATctacaaattttttctttattctttatcGAGGGTGGGTCCTTTATTGATATATTTGATCCCAAATGGAccatttatttattgtatgTGTCTGGATGAATTTTGCCAACTGAGGACTAACAAGCCACACTAGATATGAAATCAACGATGAGCAGTATTACTTAAGAGGGTATTGTACTGCTTACAATTACTACAAATGGGATAAGACCAAAACCGACGGTGAGCGGCCTCGTATTTCTCAGTTTGTGATACTTCctccttttcaaaaagaaggtcATGGTTCTAGGCTTTACAACGCTATTGTAAACATATTTTTACAGGATTCAAAAGTTCTTGAGTTCTCTGTGGAGGACTCATCTGAAGCGTTTGATGCTCTTCGTGACCGTTGTGATTTC contains:
- the fap2 gene encoding L-saccharopine oxidase yields the protein MSKTGLIVGCGVFGLSAAVELAKQHAFDKIIAIDAETVPSSLSAANDLNKIIRPEYADIKYMKLAIEAMDSWRSKAPVSSTYHECGRLSINSKDPNRCQFDAVSQANLRKLLGETALVDLNTPDEIRQKFPAFLSNAPLNEDTSAVFNEHAGYASASDALVWMESEAKKFGVEFRYGKCGSFKRFVFPNTNSGSTASVAVEIEDGSIIQADTILLAIGAYMNAYIHTDRRVIAKGLPVAHMQLTEAEYNHYRNMPIIFDPDMAYIFPPDPKTKLLKFSSAGYEYVYNTRTRYDESIITSLPTTPSQYTEIPGYAKESIYRFLRMYLPELADRPLEKCKICWISDTSDSEFLVDKLPGTENVFIANGDSGHAFKFLPNIGKYIAQKIHGTLSTEWQEAWKWKNMDNHTTEVKWRGSQSLVDLKDVSFTPNN
- a CDS encoding succinate-semialdehyde dehydrogenase; translated protein: MSSTASLFHRPELFGLNQPVAPSVVHGKWFTSNSKKFFSVENPSDTQEVGKVTDMTVDETKKAIEAASDAFKSYKNLTHVQRSELLSRWATLIEENKEDLVKMLTMENGKPLSHSDMEVSASIGYIKWYAGEAVRVFGDVAPSSLQMNNFILSVKQPVGISGLITPWNFPSAMVTRKGGAALAAGCTIVIMPSASTPYSCLGLVKLAQEAGFPEGVINVVTTSNVSEHGKELTTNPLIRKISFTGSTNVGKILMSQSASTVKKISMELGGNAPFIVFPDFPVDQAVQSLCNIKFFSAGEVCVCPNRVYVHKDIYEEFSKQLLEKVKSIKVGDGLDPSTGLGPLISKQGCDKMASHIEDSVSKGAKLLAGGKPITDKGGYFFEPTVLTNLNQDMIVACEETFGPLISLFQFDNVDQVLEWANDTEVGLAAYVFSKDVTTLVHVAKELEVGLVGANIELVDEPFMSFGGIKQSGFGKEAGRHGVEEFMIIKEINLKTQ
- the hat1 gene encoding histone acetyltransferase Hat1, whose translation is MSNLDEWVHNANECITIVQKNEKGEIDCKFHPTFTYNIFGDSEVLYGYKNLNIEIQYALPSMKPELKVVYSDRLAPESGVEPTNVDETLSKYLRDDRVPENLKPVNVHDIPVLENYSFDERNFCILKSKPSDIGAIMQYLQIFSLFFIEGGSFIDIFDPKWTIYLLYEINDEQYYLRGYCTAYNYYKWDKTKTDGERPRISQFVILPPFQKEGHGSRLYNAIVNIFLQDSKVLEFSVEDSSEAFDALRDRCDFQRLKSMNIFTSPGFHLPLSKEWLHSQRSATKLPPRQFLRCCEIALTMKLKNLTLLERKALRLLIKERIFRQNLDVLLQLDRPDRLDKIQGAYQNQLDEYKKIAKKLPKLSKQESRKRQKTK